Proteins from a single region of Chromobacterium sp. ATCC 53434:
- a CDS encoding RHS repeat-associated core domain-containing protein, producing the protein MDNSVLGWNGERLDPVSGATHLGNGYRAYSPALMRFHCPDSLSPFGAGGVNRYAYCAGDPVNRADPSGHLSWQAWTMIGLGATGLGLAALTAGTSIVASGGIIAALESASAISLAIGGAAAVADAAAIASGIFEESNPKASAILGWVSFSAGMLSLGTGLAFAGQRLLAARDTMTMGLDSEFRFITSLGRTSRTKPPFNTMMSVIFADVFKPSADQLYRRLNIWAHGRELDRICIGGKPSTIDELIDRLVEENIDITDYNVVRFITCNSADLARAFTEKTSMAATGFLKDVTVRGHAVSALKRISRQTRKLPNTGAELRFTQLADLYRDHAILSGIDILEDREFFRVISGSPVSFRSLPEQEEIIERVDGYPPPGWSMEN; encoded by the coding sequence ATGGACAACAGCGTGCTCGGATGGAACGGGGAGCGTCTCGACCCGGTCAGCGGCGCGACCCACCTGGGCAACGGCTACCGGGCTTACAGCCCGGCGCTGATGCGATTCCACTGCCCCGACAGCCTGAGTCCGTTCGGCGCAGGCGGCGTCAACCGGTACGCCTACTGCGCCGGCGATCCGGTCAACCGCGCCGATCCATCCGGCCACCTGAGCTGGCAGGCCTGGACCATGATAGGCCTGGGCGCCACCGGCCTGGGGCTCGCGGCGCTCACAGCCGGGACGTCGATTGTCGCCTCCGGCGGGATCATCGCCGCGCTGGAAAGCGCCTCGGCCATATCGCTGGCGATAGGCGGAGCGGCCGCGGTGGCTGACGCGGCCGCGATAGCGAGCGGAATCTTCGAGGAGAGCAATCCGAAGGCGTCGGCGATATTGGGCTGGGTGTCGTTCTCGGCAGGAATGTTGTCGCTGGGAACCGGGCTGGCCTTCGCCGGGCAAAGGCTGCTGGCCGCCCGCGACACGATGACGATGGGCCTGGACAGCGAGTTCCGGTTTATCACCTCCCTCGGTCGCACGTCGAGAACCAAGCCGCCGTTCAATACAATGATGTCGGTGATATTTGCAGACGTATTCAAGCCCTCCGCGGACCAGCTCTACCGGAGATTGAATATCTGGGCGCATGGGCGAGAGCTGGACCGCATTTGCATCGGCGGGAAGCCATCGACCATAGACGAGTTGATTGACCGGCTGGTCGAAGAAAATATCGATATAACCGATTACAACGTCGTCAGATTCATCACATGCAATTCGGCCGATCTGGCGCGGGCATTCACGGAAAAGACATCGATGGCGGCGACGGGTTTCCTCAAGGATGTCACCGTCCGCGGGCATGCCGTCAGCGCATTAAAACGGATATCAAGACAGACACGTAAACTCCCAAACACTGGGGCAGAACTACGTTTTACACAGCTCGCGGATCTATATCGCGACCACGCCATACTTTCGGGCATCGATATTCTCGAAGACCGGGAATTTTTCCGCGTCATCAGCGGCAGTCCCGTATCCTTCAGAAGCCTGCCGGAGCAAGAAGAGATCATAGAGCGAGTAGACGGTTATCCGCCGCCGGGATGGTCAATGGAAAACTAG